In one Paramisgurnus dabryanus chromosome 21, PD_genome_1.1, whole genome shotgun sequence genomic region, the following are encoded:
- the mepceb gene encoding 7SK snRNA methylphosphate capping enzyme produces the protein MLTVMSMQSELPNSGEALQTACPAAGGPVIFRDAETTNVMLTDRPPNPVASGDRVDNAAAPPQAGQQIQNGLQQKLNKRRHSMNVGFKHPGIGKRRRRANSESDPVLPSNFLLGGNIFDPLNLNSLLDEEVNKVLNAQTPKSSPLPAKNRDPVEILIPKDITDPLNLSGRGGDAAAGVLVSPMKSRRRHRNRHHGAVPAGVAEQSDHSDSEKPKVTEGIASVPSVCTLGKTADVSGEGKGLKVVEESPRPYELNTSINCRDEVVAPILPRRRSHPSSSSSAPETQSRPDGAAQPSKHRKRRRTTSRSERLSVTPTPPVKRTNAEKVHSQAFHTPLVGGATGAFTSGTVPGKIRQNRRRPQHKFQYGNYSHYYGYRTPTLNVDPRLGVFRPEWFHGKKVLDVGCNTGHITLAIARHWKPSHILGLDIDGTLVHTARQNLRHFISELWGQEGGWSPNQRQEKIDQTRPTEMSGETGKSEGSGNRRAGGDLEVTPLMKLQLDRVRALPRFPLSFTRCRGPIATPPIMPCVPGVFPLNVSFLKGNYVPDSDTDVMSQCAEYDVILCLSLTKWVHLNFGDAGIQRLFHRIYRHLLPGGVLILEPQPWSSYARRKTLTEVTHKNYSSIRLKPDQFSSYLTSDVGFNSYELLETPHSCPKGFRRWIYVFHKGSVSDRK, from the exons ATGCTGACTGTGATGTCCATGCAAAGTGAGCTTCCTAACAGTGGCGAGGCACTGCAGACCGCCTGCCCTGCCGCCGGAGGACCCGTCATCTTCCGGGATGCAGAGACCACCAACGTGATGCTAACAGATCGTCCTCCCAATCCCGTGGCCTCAGGAGACAGAGTCGACAATGCTGCTGCTCCTCCACAGGCAGGTCAGCAGATTCAAAACGGTCTTCAGCAGAAGCTGAATAAGCGGCGCCATAGCATGAACGTGGGATTCAAACATCCGGGTATCGGCAAACGCAGGCGGCGCGCCAACTCGGAGTCTGACCCTGTGCTGCCCAGCAACTTCCTGCTGGGTGGAAATATCTTCGATCCGTTAAATCTCAACAGCCTTTTGGACGAGGAGGTCAACAAGGTGCTAAATGCCCAAACGCCCAAATCGTCACCTCTTCCTGCCAAAAACAGAGACCCTGTTGAGATTCTGATCCCGAAAGACATCACAGACCCTCTAAATTTAAGTGGTAGGGGCGGAGACGCGGCTGCCGGCGTGTTGGTGTCTCCCATGAAGAGCAGACGCAGACATCGCAATAGACACCACGGAGCGGTGCCGGCGGGCGTTGCCGAGCAGTCGGACCATTCAGATAGCGAGAAACCAAAGGTCACTGAGGGGATCGCTTCAGTTCCGTCTGTTTGCACGTTGGGGAAGACAGCCGACGTATCTGGCGAGGGAAAGGGGCTGAAGGTGGTAGAGGAGTCACCGCGTCCCTACGAGCTCAACACGTCGATCAACTGCAGAGATGAAGTGGTGGCACCCATACTGCCACGAAGACGGTCCCACCCCTCCTCGTCCAGCTCTGCCCCCGAGACCCAGTCCAGACCTGACGGTGCCGCTCAGCCGTCCAAACACAGGAAGCGCAGGCGGACCACTAGCCGGTCCGAACGCCTATCGGTCACGCCGACTCCACCCGTCAAGCGGACGAACGCAGAGAAAGTGCACAGTCAAGCGTTTCATACACCTCTCGTAGGCGGAGCCACTGGTGCTTTTACCTCAGGGACCGTTCCGGGAAAAATCCGACAGAACCGGCGCAGGCCGCAGCACAAGTTCCAGTACGGTAACTACAGCCATTATTACGGTTACCGTACGCCAACATTGAACGTTGACCCAAGATTGGGCGTCTTTAGACCGGAGTGGTTTCACGGGAAAAAAGTTCTCGACGTCGGCTGCAACACCGGTCACATCACGCTCGCGATCGCCCGACACTGGAAACCCAGCCACATCCTGGGTCTGGATATTGATGGTACATTAGTGCACACCGCCAGACAGAACCTTCGCCATTTCATCTCAGAGCTGTGGGGTCAGGAAGGAGGCTGGAGCCCAAATCAAAGACAGGAAAAGATCGACCAGACCCGGCCCACAGAGATGAGCGGTGAGACGGGTAAAAGCGAAGGGTCCGGGAATCGGAGGGCCGGAGGAGACCTGGAGGTTACGCCACTTATGAAGCTGCAACTGGACCGAGTTCGAGCGTTACCCAGGTTCCCCCTGTCTTTCACACGCTGCAGGGGACCCATCGCCACTCCTCCCATAATGCCTTGTGTCCCTGGCGTTTTCCCTTTAAATGTGTCCTTTCTGAAG GGGAACTATGTGCCAGACAGTGACACAGATGTGATGTCACAGTGTGCAGAGTATGATGTCATTCTCTGTCTAAGTTTGACAAAGTGGGTTCATCTGAACTTTGGTGATGCTGGAATCCAGCGATTATTTCATCGTATCTACAGGCATCTGTTACCTGGAGGAGTTTTGATTCTAGAGCCTCAGCCCTGGAGCTCATACGCTCGAAGAAAGACTCTTAcg GAGGTCACACACAAGAACTACAGCAGTATCAGACTGAAGCCCGATCAGTTCAGCTCCTACTTGACCTCAGATGTGGGATTTAACAGCTATGAGCTTTTGGAAACACCTCACAGCTGCCCTAAAG GATTTCGGAGGTGGATTTATGTCTTCCATAAAGGCTCGGTCTCTGACAGAAAATGA